The following proteins come from a genomic window of Nocardiopsis sp. YSL2:
- a CDS encoding DUF3152 domain-containing protein → MGLALGLCLVSGASAVLMVSVPPPPAELGPSEEAAESSPVGGGDGSAPDQRPAPDGSASSSASGRGQEPSSPSSAPTPSAREGEDGESEEEVPVLLRSVEEEVDSAEGDMAVVEGESDVMGDGPLTTFAVEVEEGLPGEAEDFAAAVEQVLGDPRSWGNDGERSMQRVDGDDADVRVLLAAPDTVDRLCAPLNTNGYVSCANGNRAIINQNRWVSAVEDFEDDLETYRIYVINHEVGHTLGHGHVNCPGEGEAAPVMQQQTLSLQGCEANGWVHPDNDPED, encoded by the coding sequence ATGGGGCTCGCGCTCGGCCTGTGCCTGGTGTCCGGTGCTTCCGCCGTCCTGATGGTCAGCGTGCCCCCGCCCCCGGCCGAGCTGGGCCCGTCCGAGGAGGCCGCGGAATCCTCGCCGGTCGGCGGCGGTGACGGCTCCGCCCCGGACCAGCGCCCGGCCCCCGACGGCTCGGCGAGCAGCAGCGCCTCGGGACGGGGCCAGGAGCCCTCCTCCCCCTCTTCGGCGCCCACGCCGTCCGCGCGCGAGGGGGAGGACGGGGAGTCCGAGGAGGAGGTCCCGGTCCTGCTCCGCTCGGTGGAGGAGGAGGTCGACTCCGCCGAGGGCGACATGGCGGTCGTGGAGGGCGAGAGCGACGTCATGGGCGACGGCCCGCTGACGACCTTCGCCGTGGAGGTCGAGGAGGGCCTGCCGGGCGAGGCCGAGGACTTCGCCGCCGCCGTCGAACAGGTCCTGGGCGACCCCCGCAGCTGGGGCAACGACGGGGAGCGGTCGATGCAGCGGGTGGACGGCGACGACGCCGACGTCCGCGTCCTGCTGGCCGCCCCGGACACGGTCGACCGGTTGTGCGCGCCGCTCAACACCAACGGGTACGTCTCCTGCGCCAACGGCAACCGCGCCATCATCAACCAGAACCGGTGGGTGTCGGCCGTCGAGGACTTCGAGGACGACCTGGAGACCTACCGGATCTACGTGATCAACCACGAGGTCGGGCACACCCTGGGCCACGGCCACGTCAACTGCCCGGGCGAGGGCGAGGCCGCGCCCGTCATGCAGCAGCAGACCCTGAGCCTGCAGGGGTGTGAGGCCAACGGCTGGGTGCACCCGGACAACGACCCCGAGGACTGA
- a CDS encoding GDSL-type esterase/lipase family protein — protein MSTLRRPSPTALLTVGAIAFVLVITAAILWAVTTADPGDTDTGQEDTMTAPHRVMLAGDSMTQGANGDVTWRYHLWTHLTPHVTGLDFVGPYTDPASRDMILPVPTEPEADPSEPEDDVPEATEDADWPGLDGAPDTAEYRDPGFDQDHNALWGRTLGDAADTIRGEARVHRPDVLCVMLGVNDLLWPVTMDEMEYRLRSYVRGAREGEPHVRVVLAESLPIALGETDEGFALRQYAYNELVREVAADLTTEESPVVSLDIAGAEAWDVAEDTYDGTHPNADGEVKIAAAFADVLASEFGMGESYPRPLPTPS, from the coding sequence GTGAGCACCCTTCGCCGCCCCTCGCCGACGGCCCTCCTCACCGTCGGCGCCATCGCCTTCGTACTGGTGATCACCGCCGCCATCCTGTGGGCCGTCACCACCGCCGACCCCGGGGACACCGACACAGGACAGGAGGACACCATGACCGCACCGCACCGCGTCATGCTGGCCGGGGACTCCATGACCCAGGGCGCCAACGGGGACGTGACCTGGCGCTACCACCTGTGGACCCACCTGACCCCGCACGTGACCGGCCTGGACTTCGTCGGCCCCTACACCGACCCCGCCTCGCGCGACATGATCCTGCCGGTGCCCACCGAGCCGGAGGCCGACCCCAGTGAGCCCGAGGACGACGTGCCCGAGGCCACGGAGGACGCCGACTGGCCGGGCCTGGACGGCGCCCCGGACACCGCGGAGTACCGCGACCCCGGATTCGACCAGGATCACAACGCACTGTGGGGCCGCACGCTCGGCGACGCCGCCGACACCATCCGGGGGGAGGCGCGGGTCCACCGGCCCGACGTGCTGTGCGTGATGCTCGGCGTCAACGACCTGCTCTGGCCGGTCACGATGGACGAGATGGAGTACCGGCTGCGCTCCTACGTGAGGGGCGCCCGGGAGGGCGAACCGCACGTGCGCGTGGTGCTGGCCGAGTCCCTGCCCATCGCCCTGGGCGAGACCGACGAGGGCTTCGCCCTGCGCCAGTACGCCTACAACGAACTCGTCCGCGAGGTGGCCGCGGACCTGACCACCGAGGAGTCGCCGGTGGTGAGCCTGGACATCGCGGGAGCCGAGGCCTGGGACGTGGCCGAGGACACCTATGACGGCACCCACCCCAACGCCGACGGCGAGGTGAAGATCGCGGCGGCCTTCGCCGACGTCCTCGCGTCGGAGTTCGGCATGGGCGAGAGCTACCCCCGCCCGCTGCCCACCCCGTCCTGA
- the gltX gene encoding glutamate--tRNA ligase: MTETPIRTRFAPSPTGMFHVGGARSALFNWALAQQRPEGRMVLRVEDTDAARNRPEWTEGIIRALAWLGIGADDPHFEGPYFQSDYADKHRETAQDLFKNGRAYYCDCTREMVQERRDNPNLGYDGFCRDRGLEPGSGRALRFRVPEGGPTVVDDRIRGRVEFDHSAIEDFVIARADGSPLFVLANVVDDVEMRITHVIRGEEHLSNTPKQQLLWEALGLTPPVWAHLPVIVNEQRKKLSKRRDKVALESYQEEGYLPEAMVNYLMLLGWGPGDDRELMPWPEMMPLFRIEDVNSSSAFFDEKKLRAFNGDYIRELSVDDFVERCAPWLTGDAVPWDPADYDAEVFRAVAPLAQSRVALLSEIVPNVDFLFLSEPVEDEKSWNKAMKPGVGKEMVEAALARFADPELSWTADALKAATEETGAALGLKLGKAQAPVRVAVTGRTVGLPLFESLELLGRERVQARLTSALDKLRAAE, encoded by the coding sequence GTGACTGAGACTCCGATTCGTACCCGCTTCGCCCCGTCTCCCACGGGCATGTTCCATGTCGGCGGCGCCCGCTCCGCGCTCTTCAACTGGGCGCTGGCGCAGCAGCGGCCCGAGGGCCGCATGGTCCTGCGCGTGGAGGACACCGACGCCGCCCGCAACCGGCCCGAGTGGACCGAGGGCATCATCCGCGCGCTCGCCTGGCTCGGCATCGGCGCGGACGACCCGCACTTCGAGGGCCCCTACTTCCAGTCGGACTACGCCGACAAGCACCGTGAGACCGCGCAGGACCTGTTCAAGAACGGGCGCGCCTACTACTGCGACTGCACCCGCGAGATGGTCCAGGAGCGCCGCGACAACCCGAACCTGGGATACGACGGCTTCTGCCGCGACCGCGGCCTGGAGCCCGGCTCCGGTCGGGCGCTGCGCTTCCGCGTGCCCGAGGGCGGACCCACGGTCGTCGACGACCGGATCCGCGGCCGGGTGGAGTTCGACCACTCGGCCATCGAGGACTTCGTCATCGCGCGTGCCGACGGCTCCCCCCTGTTCGTCCTGGCCAACGTGGTGGACGACGTCGAGATGCGCATCACGCACGTGATCCGCGGCGAGGAGCACCTGTCCAACACCCCCAAGCAGCAGCTGCTGTGGGAGGCGCTGGGCCTCACGCCGCCGGTGTGGGCGCACCTGCCCGTCATCGTCAACGAGCAGCGCAAGAAGCTGTCCAAGCGCCGCGACAAGGTCGCCCTGGAGTCCTACCAGGAGGAGGGCTACCTCCCCGAGGCGATGGTCAACTACCTGATGCTGCTGGGCTGGGGGCCGGGCGACGACCGTGAGCTCATGCCGTGGCCGGAGATGATGCCGCTCTTCCGGATCGAGGACGTCAACAGCTCCAGCGCGTTCTTCGACGAGAAGAAGCTGCGCGCCTTCAACGGGGACTACATCCGCGAGCTGTCCGTGGACGACTTCGTCGAGCGCTGCGCGCCGTGGCTGACCGGTGACGCCGTCCCGTGGGACCCGGCCGACTACGACGCGGAGGTCTTCCGCGCGGTGGCACCGCTCGCGCAGAGCCGCGTGGCGCTGCTCAGCGAGATCGTGCCGAACGTGGACTTCCTCTTCCTCTCCGAGCCGGTGGAGGACGAGAAGAGCTGGAACAAGGCGATGAAGCCGGGCGTGGGCAAGGAGATGGTGGAGGCCGCCCTGGCGCGCTTCGCCGACCCGGAGCTGTCCTGGACGGCGGACGCCCTCAAGGCGGCCACGGAGGAGACGGGCGCGGCCCTGGGGCTCAAGCTCGGCAAGGCCCAGGCGCCGGTGCGGGTCGCGGTCACGGGTCGCACGGTCGGCCTGCCCCTGTTCGAGTCGCTGGAGCTGCTCGGCCGCGAGCGCGTCCAGGCGCGCCTCACGTCCGCCCTGGACAAGCTGCGCGCCGCGGAGTAG
- a CDS encoding branched-chain amino acid aminotransferase has product MNNNTTTSGLTFDIQLSDQRKTPQERDALLVNPGFGQVFTDHMVSIRYTEGKGWHDAKLEPYGALSLDPATAALHYAQSIFEGLKAYRHPDGTLASFRPESNAARFNRSAARMAMPELPEDLFLKSIELLLEHDGDWVPSKEDFSLYLRPFMFATDVGLGVNNPSRSYLYLLFASPVGSYFSGGIRPVTVWLSKDYTRAAPGGTGAAKFAGNYAASFLAQAQAVEQGCDQVVWLDAREHRMVEEMGGMNLWFVFGSGDNARLRTPPLTGTLLPGITRESLLTLAPDLGIPAEEKPISIEEWREAAESGELTEVFACGTAAVITPVGHVKSDDGEFSVGDGNPGPVTMRLREELVGIQTGRRNDKHGWITRF; this is encoded by the coding sequence ATGAACAACAACACCACCACGAGCGGGTTGACGTTCGACATTCAGCTCTCCGACCAGCGGAAGACCCCGCAGGAACGAGACGCGCTGCTGGTGAATCCGGGGTTCGGCCAGGTGTTCACCGACCACATGGTGAGCATTCGCTACACCGAGGGCAAGGGTTGGCACGACGCCAAGCTGGAGCCGTACGGCGCCCTCAGCCTGGACCCGGCCACGGCCGCACTGCACTACGCGCAGTCGATCTTCGAGGGCCTCAAGGCCTACCGCCACCCGGACGGGACGCTGGCGTCCTTCCGCCCCGAGTCCAACGCGGCCCGCTTCAACCGGAGCGCCGCCCGGATGGCGATGCCGGAACTTCCCGAGGACCTGTTCCTGAAGTCCATCGAGCTGCTGCTGGAGCACGACGGCGACTGGGTCCCCAGCAAGGAGGACTTCAGCCTGTACCTGCGGCCCTTCATGTTCGCCACCGACGTCGGCCTGGGCGTCAACAACCCGTCCCGCAGCTACCTCTACCTTCTCTTCGCCTCGCCGGTGGGGTCCTACTTCTCGGGCGGCATCAGGCCGGTGACGGTGTGGCTGTCCAAGGACTACACGCGCGCCGCCCCGGGCGGCACGGGCGCGGCCAAGTTCGCGGGCAACTACGCGGCGAGCTTCCTCGCCCAGGCCCAGGCCGTCGAGCAGGGCTGTGACCAGGTGGTCTGGCTCGACGCACGAGAGCACCGCATGGTCGAGGAGATGGGCGGCATGAACCTGTGGTTCGTGTTCGGCTCCGGCGACAACGCCCGGCTGCGCACGCCCCCGCTCACCGGGACGCTCCTGCCGGGCATCACCCGGGAGTCGCTGCTGACCCTGGCCCCCGACCTCGGCATCCCGGCGGAGGAGAAGCCGATCTCCATCGAGGAGTGGCGCGAGGCCGCGGAGTCGGGTGAGCTCACCGAGGTGTTCGCCTGTGGCACGGCCGCGGTGATCACGCCGGTCGGCCACGTCAAGAGCGACGACGGCGAGTTCAGCGTCGGCGACGGGAACCCGGGTCCGGTCACCATGCGTCTGCGCGAGGAGCTGGTGGGCATCCAGACCGGCCGGCGCAACGACAAGCACGGCTGGATCACCCGCTTCTAG
- a CDS encoding fumarylacetoacetate hydrolase family protein, with amino-acid sequence MRIARFAVGDEVGFGLVESDSDSGEEFVARLTGHPLLGNIQLTGERAKLSDVRLLSPVLPTKVVCIGKNYADHVAEMQDITGEATEEPVVFLKPSTSVAGPGDPVFYPPVSERVDFEGELAIVISRPCREVPRERAKDVIFGYTVANDITARDLQKKDKQWTRAKGFDSFCPIGPWITTGMSIEEAQNLALTTTVDGEVRQRGNTSQFIHDIPGIIAYVTSFMTLLPGDVVLTGTPAGVGPLEVGQEVSVTVEGVGTISNRVVTRD; translated from the coding sequence GTGCGCATCGCACGGTTCGCGGTCGGTGACGAGGTCGGATTCGGCCTGGTGGAGTCCGATTCCGACAGCGGCGAGGAATTCGTCGCCCGACTCACCGGGCACCCCCTGCTCGGCAACATCCAACTGACGGGGGAACGGGCGAAGCTCTCGGACGTGCGGCTGCTGTCACCGGTCCTGCCCACCAAGGTGGTGTGCATCGGCAAGAACTACGCCGACCACGTCGCGGAGATGCAGGACATCACGGGGGAGGCCACCGAGGAGCCCGTCGTCTTCCTCAAGCCCTCCACCTCGGTGGCCGGGCCGGGCGACCCCGTCTTCTACCCGCCCGTCTCCGAGCGCGTGGACTTCGAGGGCGAGCTGGCCATCGTCATCTCCCGGCCCTGCCGCGAGGTGCCGCGCGAACGCGCCAAGGACGTCATCTTCGGCTACACGGTCGCCAACGACATCACCGCGCGCGACCTTCAGAAGAAGGACAAGCAGTGGACCCGCGCCAAGGGGTTCGACTCCTTCTGCCCGATCGGGCCGTGGATCACCACGGGTATGAGCATCGAGGAGGCCCAGAACCTGGCCCTCACCACCACCGTCGACGGCGAGGTCCGCCAGCGGGGCAACACCTCGCAGTTCATCCACGACATCCCCGGGATCATCGCGTACGTGACCTCGTTCATGACGCTGCTCCCCGGTGACGTGGTCCTCACCGGCACTCCGGCCGGCGTCGGCCCGCTGGAGGTCGGCCAGGAGGTCTCGGTGACCGTGGAGGGCGTGGGCACGATCAGCAACCGCGTGGTGACCAGGGACTGA
- a CDS encoding glycosyltransferase family 2 protein produces MAIRDGSVRGRGASDEETDTGGGARPLIRRNDYSVLEPPPLGEWDPVLGVSVVIPAYGGQEKLDLTLASLAAQSYPAGLTEVVVVDDGSEPPLVLPPIRPEHTRLLVASARGWGPGHAVREGVAASEAPVVLRLDADMVVGREHVEAQMRWHHLADYLAVMGGFSATDVPAATLDPGVVRERVGRGEAADLLGEGEAALGWITDLLEATDGLRSAGHRAWEVFTGATASLRRDLFEAAAGTAPDPVMGEDSVLGYRLAQRGAVFVPEHAAGGWHLGTPTTERRGAEAARFARPFTENRVPRKYTRRRAPGRTWEVPFTDVVVDTTGRRFGDVAETVDGLLSGDTADIRIRLVGEWSLVTPGRHAVLDDPAADVRLVHECYRCEPRVEFVQAAPDADPDVPFRLLVSPGVRPRPGAVRALTGAAEREGAGLVRVRGAHAHRPEALRLERTAAFARARHLGADAVERDAVVAAVWGVHVMDRGEVLRESGVGGAGPPADWEKQLSDAEAKRDRWRAESDRWERRIRALTRGRLARLLLGRRAG; encoded by the coding sequence ATGGCGATCAGGGACGGATCCGTCCGGGGCCGAGGGGCCTCGGACGAGGAGACGGACACGGGCGGCGGCGCGCGCCCGTTGATACGGCGCAACGACTACTCGGTGTTGGAGCCGCCGCCGTTGGGCGAGTGGGATCCGGTGCTGGGCGTCAGCGTGGTCATCCCGGCCTACGGCGGGCAGGAGAAGTTGGATCTGACGCTGGCGTCGCTGGCGGCGCAGAGCTATCCGGCGGGGTTGACGGAGGTCGTGGTCGTCGACGACGGCAGCGAGCCGCCGCTGGTCCTGCCGCCGATCCGCCCCGAGCACACCCGTCTGCTCGTGGCCTCCGCGCGCGGTTGGGGCCCGGGGCACGCGGTACGGGAGGGGGTGGCCGCTTCGGAGGCCCCCGTCGTGCTGCGGCTGGACGCGGACATGGTCGTCGGCCGAGAGCACGTCGAGGCGCAGATGCGCTGGCACCACCTCGCCGACTACCTCGCCGTCATGGGCGGGTTCTCGGCCACGGACGTGCCGGCCGCGACGCTGGACCCCGGGGTGGTGCGTGAGCGGGTGGGCCGCGGTGAGGCCGCGGACCTCCTGGGTGAGGGGGAGGCCGCCCTGGGGTGGATCACCGACCTGCTGGAGGCCACCGACGGGCTGCGCTCGGCCGGGCATCGCGCGTGGGAGGTGTTCACCGGAGCCACGGCCTCCCTGCGGCGCGACCTGTTCGAGGCGGCGGCGGGCACGGCCCCGGACCCGGTCATGGGGGAGGACAGCGTCCTCGGGTACCGGCTGGCCCAACGCGGGGCGGTGTTCGTTCCGGAGCACGCGGCCGGCGGTTGGCACCTGGGGACCCCGACGACCGAGCGGCGCGGTGCCGAGGCGGCCCGGTTCGCCAGGCCGTTCACGGAGAACCGGGTGCCCCGGAAGTACACCCGGCGCAGGGCGCCCGGGCGGACCTGGGAGGTGCCCTTCACCGACGTGGTGGTCGACACGACCGGGCGCCGCTTCGGCGACGTGGCCGAGACGGTGGACGGGCTGCTGTCCGGTGACACGGCCGACATCCGGATCCGGCTGGTGGGCGAGTGGTCGCTGGTGACGCCGGGCCGGCACGCCGTCCTGGACGATCCCGCGGCGGACGTACGGCTGGTCCACGAGTGCTACCGGTGCGAGCCGCGGGTGGAGTTCGTCCAGGCCGCCCCCGACGCGGATCCCGACGTGCCCTTCCGGCTGCTCGTGTCACCGGGGGTCCGGCCGCGGCCGGGAGCTGTGCGCGCTCTGACCGGTGCGGCCGAGCGGGAGGGCGCGGGCCTGGTCCGGGTGCGCGGGGCGCACGCCCACCGGCCGGAGGCGCTGCGCCTGGAGCGCACCGCGGCCTTCGCCCGCGCCCGCCACCTGGGCGCCGACGCGGTGGAGCGCGACGCCGTCGTGGCCGCCGTGTGGGGCGTGCACGTGATGGACCGCGGCGAGGTGCTGCGCGAGAGCGGTGTCGGCGGGGCGGGACCTCCCGCGGACTGGGAGAAGCAGCTGAGCGACGCGGAGGCGAAGCGGGACCGGTGGCGGGCGGAGTCCGACCGGTGGGAACGCCGGATCCGCGCCCTGACGCGGGGGCGCCTCGCCCGTCTGCTGCTCGGCCGCCGCGCGGGCTGA
- a CDS encoding 3-isopropylmalate dehydrogenase has protein sequence MAARTVKLAVIPGDGIGPEVVAEGLKVLEAAGAQHDLAFKTTEYELGAKLWHRTGETLPDSVESELAEHEAIFLGAVGDPSVPSGVLERGLLLRLRFDFDHYVNLRPVRLFPGVESPLAGVGADDIDMLVVREGTEGPYAGAGGVLRKGTPHEVATQDSVNTRFGVERVVRFAFAKAAARPRRKLTLVHKDNVLTFAGELWQRVVKEVGAEYPEVSVDYCHVDAASMFFVNQPGRFDVVVTDNLFGDIITDIGAAIAGGIGLAASGNINPDGTFPSMFEPVHGSAPDIAGQGKADPTATVLSAATMLEHLGAVEAARKIENAVAADLKTRGDAVRSTSRIGDDLAARVAEQG, from the coding sequence ATGGCAGCGCGCACCGTGAAACTGGCCGTCATCCCCGGCGACGGGATCGGCCCCGAGGTGGTCGCCGAGGGCCTCAAGGTGCTGGAGGCCGCGGGGGCCCAGCACGACCTGGCCTTCAAGACCACCGAGTACGAGCTGGGCGCCAAGCTCTGGCACCGTACCGGTGAGACGCTGCCCGACTCGGTCGAGTCCGAACTGGCCGAGCACGAGGCGATCTTCCTGGGCGCCGTCGGTGACCCCAGTGTCCCCAGCGGCGTCCTGGAGCGCGGCCTGCTGCTGCGTCTGCGCTTCGACTTCGACCACTACGTCAACCTGCGCCCGGTCCGGCTCTTCCCCGGTGTGGAGAGCCCCCTGGCGGGCGTCGGCGCCGACGACATCGACATGCTCGTCGTGCGCGAGGGCACCGAGGGCCCCTACGCGGGCGCGGGCGGCGTACTGCGCAAGGGCACCCCCCACGAGGTCGCCACCCAGGACAGCGTCAACACCCGCTTCGGCGTCGAGCGTGTGGTCCGCTTCGCCTTCGCCAAGGCCGCGGCCCGTCCCCGCCGCAAGCTCACCCTGGTCCACAAGGACAACGTCCTGACCTTCGCCGGTGAGCTCTGGCAGCGAGTGGTCAAGGAGGTCGGCGCGGAGTACCCCGAGGTCTCGGTCGACTACTGCCACGTCGACGCCGCGTCGATGTTCTTCGTCAACCAGCCCGGCCGCTTCGACGTGGTCGTCACCGACAACCTCTTCGGCGACATCATCACCGACATCGGCGCCGCCATCGCCGGCGGCATCGGCCTGGCCGCCAGCGGCAACATCAACCCCGACGGCACCTTCCCCAGCATGTTCGAGCCGGTGCACGGCTCCGCGCCCGACATCGCGGGCCAGGGCAAGGCCGACCCCACCGCCACCGTGCTCTCGGCCGCCACCATGCTGGAGCACCTGGGCGCCGTCGAGGCCGCCCGCAAGATCGAGAACGCGGTCGCCGCGGATCTCAAGACCCGCGGTGACGCGGTCCGCTCCACCTCGCGGATCGGCGACGACCTGGCCGCGCGAGTAGCCGAGCAGGGCTGA
- the cimA gene encoding citramalate synthase: MRDDTFHVFDTTLRDGAQREGINLRVSDKLAIAQLLDDLGVAFIEGGWPGSNPKDTEFFQRASRELTLEHAQLTAFGATRRAGVRAADDPQVAALRDSGAPVVTLVAKSDDRHVERALRTTLDENLAMIADTVSHLREHGQRVFVDCEHFFDGYRHNPEHALAVVRAAAGAGADVVVLCDTNGGMLPGDITRIVTEVREATGARLGIHAQDDTGCAVANTLAAVDAGATHVQCTANGYGERVGNANLFSVVGALELKYGRAVLPEGCLAEMTRVATAIAEIVNLAPDTHQPYVGVSAFAHKAGLHASAIKVDPDLYQHTDPELVGNRMRMLVSDMAGRASVELKAEELGLDLAGDRVLSGRVVDRIKGLELTGYSFEAADASLELLIREELGSPVRYFETESWRVITERRPRSGSGPLAHEDDSLTEATVKLRVKGERVIATAEGNGPVNALDRALREGMETVYTALAGLELTDYKVRILEGTSGTNAITRILITFSDGAGEWTTVGVGPNVVDASWIALEQAVAYGLLRQGYPQT, from the coding sequence ATGAGGGACGACACTTTCCACGTCTTCGACACCACGCTGCGCGACGGAGCCCAGCGCGAGGGGATCAATCTCCGGGTCTCCGACAAGCTGGCCATCGCGCAGCTGTTGGACGACCTCGGGGTGGCGTTCATCGAGGGAGGGTGGCCGGGCTCCAACCCCAAGGACACCGAGTTCTTCCAGCGGGCTTCACGAGAGCTCACGCTGGAGCACGCGCAGCTCACCGCGTTCGGCGCGACCCGCCGGGCCGGGGTGCGGGCCGCCGACGACCCACAGGTGGCCGCCCTGCGCGACAGCGGCGCACCGGTCGTCACCCTTGTCGCCAAGAGTGACGACCGGCACGTCGAGCGCGCACTGCGCACGACCCTGGACGAGAACCTCGCCATGATCGCTGACACGGTGTCCCATCTGCGCGAACACGGACAGCGGGTGTTCGTGGACTGCGAGCACTTCTTCGACGGTTACCGGCACAACCCCGAGCACGCCCTCGCCGTCGTCCGGGCGGCCGCCGGGGCCGGCGCCGACGTCGTCGTCCTGTGCGACACCAACGGCGGCATGCTCCCCGGTGACATCACGCGGATCGTCACCGAGGTCCGCGAGGCCACCGGCGCCCGTCTGGGCATCCACGCCCAGGACGACACCGGCTGCGCCGTCGCCAACACCCTGGCCGCTGTGGACGCGGGAGCCACCCACGTGCAGTGCACCGCCAACGGCTACGGCGAGCGGGTGGGCAACGCCAACCTCTTCTCCGTGGTCGGCGCCCTCGAACTCAAGTACGGCCGCGCCGTGCTGCCGGAGGGCTGCCTCGCCGAGATGACCCGCGTGGCCACCGCCATCGCCGAGATCGTCAACCTCGCCCCGGACACCCACCAGCCCTACGTCGGAGTGTCGGCGTTCGCGCACAAGGCAGGGCTGCACGCCTCGGCGATCAAGGTCGACCCCGACCTGTACCAGCACACCGACCCCGAACTCGTCGGCAACCGCATGCGCATGCTCGTCTCGGACATGGCCGGGCGGGCGTCGGTCGAGCTCAAGGCCGAGGAGCTGGGTCTGGACCTGGCCGGCGACCGTGTTCTGTCCGGACGGGTCGTGGACCGGATCAAGGGCCTGGAGCTGACCGGCTACAGCTTCGAGGCCGCCGACGCCTCCCTGGAACTGCTCATCCGTGAGGAGCTCGGCTCCCCGGTCCGCTACTTCGAGACCGAGTCCTGGCGGGTCATCACCGAGCGCCGGCCGCGCAGCGGCTCCGGCCCGCTGGCGCACGAGGACGACAGCCTGACCGAGGCGACCGTCAAACTCCGGGTCAAGGGTGAGCGCGTCATCGCCACCGCCGAGGGCAACGGCCCGGTCAACGCCCTGGACCGGGCGCTGCGCGAGGGCATGGAGACCGTGTACACCGCGCTGGCCGGGCTGGAGCTGACCGACTACAAGGTCCGCATTCTCGAAGGCACCTCGGGCACCAACGCCATCACCCGGATCCTCATCACCTTCAGTGACGGCGCGGGGGAGTGGACCACCGTCGGTGTGGGCCCCAACGTCGTCGACGCCTCCTGGATCGCCCTCGAACAGGCCGTGGCCTACGGCCTGCTCCGCCAGGGCTACCCGCAGACCTGA
- a CDS encoding TetR/AcrR family transcriptional regulator — MAPQERREDLIRTALAVFARRPPGEVTPEDIAEEADVSRALVYRYFPNMAELRREALERAMDELVPRLAPPQDLPPLDQLRFGLRAFISFADSYAPSYAALLNGGSMVATEETEAEIDRVRDAVRRLVLERVGITEPSPRLVLALRCWISSVETAVMIWLHERTMAADALADWLLDQLVAMVASSGAREKELGALAAHAGGSAS; from the coding sequence ATGGCGCCACAGGAACGGCGGGAGGACCTCATCCGGACGGCGCTGGCCGTCTTCGCGCGGCGCCCGCCGGGTGAAGTCACCCCGGAGGACATCGCCGAGGAGGCGGACGTGTCCCGGGCCCTGGTCTACCGCTACTTCCCCAACATGGCGGAGCTGCGGCGCGAGGCGCTCGAACGGGCGATGGACGAGCTCGTGCCGCGGCTGGCCCCACCGCAGGACCTGCCGCCCCTGGACCAGCTGCGGTTCGGTCTGCGCGCGTTCATCTCCTTCGCCGACTCCTACGCACCGTCCTACGCGGCTCTGCTCAACGGCGGGTCGATGGTGGCCACGGAGGAGACCGAGGCCGAGATCGACCGGGTGCGCGACGCGGTCCGGCGCCTGGTCCTGGAGCGGGTCGGGATCACCGAGCCCTCGCCCCGGCTGGTCCTGGCCCTGCGCTGCTGGATCTCGTCCGTGGAGACGGCGGTGATGATCTGGCTCCACGAGCGCACGATGGCGGCCGACGCCCTGGCCGACTGGCTGCTCGACCAGCTCGTCGCCATGGTGGCGTCGTCGGGAGCGCGGGAGAAGGAGCTGGGTGCCCTGGCGGCGCACGCCGGCGGCTCCGCGAGCTGA